The Methanocella sp. DNA segment CGGGTACTTGGCGAATGTGACGACGTCCATGGCAAAATCAGACTATGGCTTTAGGGCTTAATATGCTTTCCCCGGCTGCCAGGAGCCGAAAGAAACGGCAAACCAAGGGCAAAAATGGCTATTATAAACGATAAAAACCGCTATTTTCGTCATTCTGCGTTTTTTAAGGGTCATTTTAATTTGTATAGGCGTAATTGGGGTTACTAGGAATGATTCACTGCTATACAGGAGGATGGAAATGGTAGAAAAAGGAAACATCAGCGTCAAAGAGGCGGGCAGAAAAGGCGGCCTGGCCACCTCTAAGTCCCACGGCCACGAGTTTTACGAGGCCATCGGCCACAAGGGCGGCTCGAAGGGCGGGCAGCGGGTGCGCGAGCTCATCGAGCGCGGCAAGGAGGCCGAGTCGTCCGGGCGGCGCCGATATTAAGCTGGAGTCTATTATCGGGCCCCTCCCGGGCCCGTGTGCCATTTTTACTTTCTGTTAAGCGCTCTAAGCCTGATAAGCGGCTCGAAGACTTTTTCAGCCTCAAAGTGGCTCGAAGCTGGCTCTAAGTTCTCTAAGACTTATTAAAAATCGTTGTTGCCGCCTGGGTGTAAACCTGGTGCCGTTTGGTGATATAAAATAATATTGGTGCCGCCTGGTGTAAACCTGGTGT contains these protein-coding regions:
- a CDS encoding Em GEA1 (EM1), with protein sequence MVEKGNISVKEAGRKGGLATSKSHGHEFYEAIGHKGGSKGGQRVRELIERGKEAESSGRRRY